From Cannabis sativa cultivar Pink pepper isolate KNU-18-1 chromosome 8, ASM2916894v1, whole genome shotgun sequence, a single genomic window includes:
- the LOC115701040 gene encoding subtilisin-like protease SBT3.11 has translation MLSSKTLRFFLASLLISITISEIAFAMADQSSASTATAEPESAVHIVYTEQPQNNEEPEAYHIRTLASVLGSEEAAKEALLYSYKTAASGFSAKLTPDQVAQISKQPGVLQVVPNRKMELHSGKGMLH, from the exons ATGCTATCATCTAAAACCCTTCGTTTTTTCTTGGCCTCACTCTTGATTTCGATAACCATTTCTGAGATCGCGTTCGCTATGGCGGATCAATCTTCTGCCAGCACTGCTACTGCTGAACCTGAATCAGCGGTTCATATTGTATACACCGAACAGCCCCAAAACAACGAGGAACCTGAGGCTTATCATATTCGAACCCTAGCTTCTGTTCTTGGCAG TGAGGAGGCGGCGAAGGAGGCTCTGTTATACAGTTACAAGACTGCTGCTAGTGGATTCTCTGCTAAGCTTACTCCAGACCAGGTCGCCCAGATTTCAA AGCAACCAGGTGTCCTTCAAGTTGTCCCAAACAGGAAAATGGAACTGCATTCAGGTAAAGGGATGTTGCACTGA